The genomic region AACAAGTTTAAGGAAGCGCAAGGCCGCACTCGCCGCGAGATGATGCTCGGCGCTTGCAAGGGGGTCTGGAATGCACGCCGCTGCGCCAATGGCGAGGCAGTTGGCGCTCCATGGTGTCCCCCGCCTGCCGGGATTGAAGGCGGATATGTTCGCATTGCCGCCCAGGCGTTTTACTGCGGCGTCATCATCCATTTCGCCGGAGGAAAAGATGATCTGGCTGGCGGTGGCTTTGTAGAGCGGCATGCTGCGCTGCCAGCCAGCGCCGATCGCTTCATTGCGGGTCAGGGGAGAAGGCGAGGCGCTGTCGTCGGCCAGGGCGCTGGCGATCTGGTCAAGCCCCGGCACCGCCCAGCTTTCCCATGCCACGCCTAGCACGCCGGATATCAGCGCCGCGCGCTCACCTGTGGCGTCGATGAAGAGGTCGGCGCTAATCTTGCGGCCATCGTCCAGTACGGCGGCGGTCAGCCTGCCATCTGCGCCGCGCTCTGCCGACACCACACAGCCCTCGACTGCTGTCGCACCAGCCTTCAAGGCTGCGTCCCGCAGGTGCCGGGCATAGCCGCCCGACTCCAGATGCAGGCCGAAATCCAGCGTGGAGAGGATCGAGGCAGGATCGGGCGAGGGCGGCGCAAACCGGCCAAGACGGGCTGCTGATCCAGCGAGCGAGAAGGCGGCGAGGTCCATATCGCGCACCCGGGTGCCGAGCCGCATCAATTGCTGATGAAAGCGCACCGGGCCGACATCCGCGCCTGTATCTCCATAGGGCAGGATGGCCGTGCCGCCGGTCGTCCAGCCAGTATAGCTCTCACCCAGCTTGAAACTGCCGCGCGCAGCGCGCAGGGCCGCGATGTCATCGATACCCAGCGCATGATGGTGGTCCTGAATGCCGGGCAGGGTGGACAGCGCCAGCGTGTGACTGCCAAGGCTCTCATCCGCCCCATCATGGGTCACACTGATCTGCGTGCCGAGGGGGAGAAGCGCGCGTGCGCTCGCCAGCGCAATCAGCCACCCGGCGACCCCGCCGCCGGCAATCAGGATATGTCGGGGTGCGCCGCTCATGGCTCAGCCTGCTGCGCTGGCTGGCGGGCGGGTCATGCCGATGGCCACGCCGTGATGGGGCAGGGTATCCGCGAGCGCCGCGATCTCGGTCTTCATGCGGGCAAAGCGCGCGCGCGCGGCGTCTTCAGGTATGGCTTCTGCCAGCGGATCGAAGCGCCTGGGCAGGATGCGCTGGCCAATATAGACCGCGATCCAGCTTGGCGGCAGGAAAACGCCGTATTCATAAGCGGTGGGCACGCCGCGCTCGCGGAACAGCTCCATCTTCCATTTGAGGGAGTCCGGAATGTCCATGGCCCGGCAATAGTCCCAGAAGGGCGTGTCGTCCCGCTCGGTCGCGTGATAGTGCAGGATCAGGAAGTCGCGCACCCGCTCGTACTCCATGCTCATGGATTGGTTGAATTCCTCGGCGTCAGCCGGATCCCACGCGCCGGTGGGGAAGAAGTCCAGCAGATACCCAAGCGCCACCTGGATAAGGTGGATGGAGGTCGATTCCAGCGGTTCCAGGAAGCCACTGGCGAGACCTATCGCGACGCAGTTCTTGCTCCATTGCTGGCGGCGTTTGCCAGTCAGGAAACGCAACCGGTTGGGTTCAGCCAGCGCCTCGTTTTCCAGCGCGTTCATCAGGATGTCTTCGGCGCGCGCATCGTCCATGAAGGCGCTGGAGTAGACATGGCCGTTACCGACGCGGTGCTGAAGCGGGATGCGCCAGCACCAGCCCGCCTCCTGCGCGGTGGCGCGGGTGAAGGGCGGCAGCTCGTGCGTGGACGCACTCGGCATGGCAATGGCGCGGTCACACGGCAGCCAGTGCGACCAGTCCTCATATCCGGCTTTTAGCGCCTGCTCGATGATGAGACCCCGGAAGCCGGAACAATCGATAAAGAGATCACTCTCAATCCTGGTGCTGTCCTCCAGCGTGATCGACGTGACAAATCCCGTCTCCCCGTCCAGCGCCACATCGACAACACGCCCTTCGGTGCGCTTCACCCCGCGCGCTTCAGAGAAACCGCGCAGGAAGCGCGCATAAAGCGCCGCGTCGAACTGGTAAGCATAGGAGAAGGTGGACAGGAGCGAGCCCATATCCGTCGTTGGGCGTGCAAAGCGCTCGCGCCGCGCCATCTGGATGGGCAGGGAGTAATCGTCGATCGGCCCCATGGCCGCTTCCCCGCCCAGCCTCTGCCAGTGATGGTGAAAGCTGACCGGGTCATCGGGATGTCCGTAATCACCGAAGGGGTGAATATAGGCATCGCCCTTGCGCGCCCAGTTGCGGAATTCGATCCCCAGCTTGATCGTGGCCTTGGTGTCTCTCAGGAATCCCGCCTCATCAATTCCCAGCGTCTGGTTGAAATGGCGGATATGAGGCAGGGTGGATTCGCCGACTCCGACGGTGCCTATCGCCTCTGATTCGACCAGTTCGATGGCCGTGCCGGTGCCTTTCAGGCCGTGCGAGAGCGCAGCGGCCGCCATCCAGCCGGCGGTGCCGCCGCCGACAATGACGACCTTTGAAATCTGCCTCCCCGGCGTGCTCATTGGCTCAGCCTGTTCTTATTTGTCAGACAAGCGGCGCTGCCATCTTGCCCTGCACATCATCCTATTCACGCTTGTGCCGGGTGGTCAACGCGGGCTGGCTGCCCCGCGTGTCGCGTTTGTGTCGGCTGTTAAAGTTTTTTGAATTGGTAGGACGGAAAGGGGTTGCGGGTGGACTGATGTTGCGCTACGGATTTATTAATCAGACATAAGCGCCAAACCAAAATGGTAGCGCTAACATAAAAATATAAACGAACATAAGGGGAGGGAAGTCTGATGTTTGTATCGTTTGAGGAGAAGTGCGTCCGCCGTCGGCTGTCCACGCACGAGCGCCTGTTGTCGGGGGCGTCGGCCATGGTGCTGGCGGCCTGTATGTTTACCGGCCCCGCTCTCGCGCAGGTCCAGGAAGAGGACGATGAGGGAGCCGAGGCTTCAAGCGCCGAGGTGATTGTTGTCACCGGTTTTCGTGCCAGCCTGCAGACTTCGCAGGATATCAAGCGCGACGCGCAGGTGTTCGTGGACTCGATCACCGCCGAGGATATAGGCGCCCTGCCGGACCGTTCGGTCACCGAGGCGCTTCAACGTGTGCCCGGCGTGTCGATTGACCGCTTCCAGGCGGGCGTAGACCCGGATCACTTCTCCATCGAAGGCAGCGGCGTTGTCGTGCGCGGCCTGACCTGGGTCCGTTCGGAACTGAACGGACGGGATACATTCAGCGCCAATAACGGCCGGATACTGAGTTTCGCCGACGTGCCGGCCGAGCTCCTCGGCGGCGTCGATGTCTTCAAGAACCAGTCAGCCGATATGATCGAGGGCGGCATTTCGGGCAGCGTGAACCTGCGCACCCGCGTGCCCTTCGACTCATCGGGGCGCATGCTTGCGGCGTCCTTCGAGGCGAGCTATGGCGACTTCTCGGAGGAGTGGAGGCCAACCGTTTCCGCGCTGTTCTCTAATCGTTGGGAGACGGCCAATTCTGGCGAGTTCGGTTTCCTGATCAATTATGTGAACTCCCAGCTCGCCGCGCGCAGCGATGGTCAGCAGATTTCCAATTTCGGCCAGCGTACGCTTTACGATAATGGCGACGTTATCAATGACGGCTCTGCCACGGCCGTCGGGCCTGTTTGGTTCCCGCGCGGTGCGGCCTTCCGGACCCAGGATTTTGAGCGCGAGCGTGAAGGTATCGGTGCGGCGGCGCAGTGGCGCAGCCCGGACCGGACCATTGAGGCCACCGCCCAGTTCCTGCGCTCGGACTCGCAGCAAGCCTGGACCGAGCATGCGATTGAAATCGCGACCGACAACGTGGCCGATCAGGGCGACTCCCGTGCCTTTCCCGGAACCACGCTTTCCTTCGGCCCGGACGGCGTGTTTACGTCCGGCCTGATTACCAGCGATTTTACGGGCTGGCGTGACGGCCAGTTCGATGGTCCGGGGTCACGCGGTGTGCGCACGCCAGGCTGGGGTCTGCAAAGCAATAATATCCGCCGGGACCAGCAACAGCAGTATGTGACGACCGATTACGGCTTCAATCTGCGCTGGGCGCCGGAAGGCCCCTGGTCGTTCAACGTCGATTACCAGCGCGTGGAATCCTCGGTGGACGTGCTCGATTTCACCTTGTGGAACTCCACCTATCAGGATGCTGAAATCCAGTTGCGTGGCAGCGATATTCCGATTGTCCGGTTCCACAATCCCGGCCGGTTTGTCACGCCAGGCAATCCGGGCGAGGCACCTGCTGGTGTTCCCTGTACGGTCAC from Glycocaulis abyssi harbors:
- a CDS encoding tryptophan halogenase family protein, whose translation is MSTPGRQISKVVIVGGGTAGWMAAAALSHGLKGTGTAIELVESEAIGTVGVGESTLPHIRHFNQTLGIDEAGFLRDTKATIKLGIEFRNWARKGDAYIHPFGDYGHPDDPVSFHHHWQRLGGEAAMGPIDDYSLPIQMARRERFARPTTDMGSLLSTFSYAYQFDAALYARFLRGFSEARGVKRTEGRVVDVALDGETGFVTSITLEDSTRIESDLFIDCSGFRGLIIEQALKAGYEDWSHWLPCDRAIAMPSASTHELPPFTRATAQEAGWCWRIPLQHRVGNGHVYSSAFMDDARAEDILMNALENEALAEPNRLRFLTGKRRQQWSKNCVAIGLASGFLEPLESTSIHLIQVALGYLLDFFPTGAWDPADAEEFNQSMSMEYERVRDFLILHYHATERDDTPFWDYCRAMDIPDSLKWKMELFRERGVPTAYEYGVFLPPSWIAVYIGQRILPRRFDPLAEAIPEDAARARFARMKTEIAALADTLPHHGVAIGMTRPPASAAG
- a CDS encoding tryptophan 7-halogenase; the encoded protein is MSGAPRHILIAGGGVAGWLIALASARALLPLGTQISVTHDGADESLGSHTLALSTLPGIQDHHHALGIDDIAALRAARGSFKLGESYTGWTTGGTAILPYGDTGADVGPVRFHQQLMRLGTRVRDMDLAAFSLAGSAARLGRFAPPSPDPASILSTLDFGLHLESGGYARHLRDAALKAGATAVEGCVVSAERGADGRLTAAVLDDGRKISADLFIDATGERAALISGVLGVAWESWAVPGLDQIASALADDSASPSPLTRNEAIGAGWQRSMPLYKATASQIIFSSGEMDDDAAVKRLGGNANISAFNPGRRGTPWSANCLAIGAAACIPDPLASAEHHLAASAALRFLKLVPHEGGGVVEAREYCRVFAAETSSARDFTALFYTAQTREETPWKAARTLEPSAELTRHRALFDARGRIPRSEDGLYNEAMWAAAFIAARVEPRDHDPLANGLNEAALKQRCEQVRQLVANTAQRLPAHGDMLAQLHGSRP